A section of the Candidatus Binatia bacterium genome encodes:
- a CDS encoding ATPase encodes MVKPYQPFRSIDEVVERFADHKYICSRRIATVVYLASHLRKPILVEGPAGVGKTELAKVLAATLHCDLIRLQCYEGLDEAKALYEWEYAKQLLYTQILKDKINEVIGGAKSLREAVDRIAREDDVFFSDRFILPRPLLRAITSDQPTVLLVDEIDKADPEFEAFLLEVLSDFQVSVPELGTLKARHVPLVVLTSNNAREMSDALKRRCLHLYIDFPSAAQELEIVRLKVPEIPARLADELVQFVQRVRQLDLKKVPSISETLDWARALVLLNADQLEEQLVHDTLNAVLKYEGDIRKAQEELKDYLSRRQTEQRATVTDSDKDLLH; translated from the coding sequence ATGGTGAAGCCTTACCAACCGTTCCGCTCGATCGACGAAGTGGTCGAGCGATTTGCTGATCATAAATACATTTGTAGTCGCCGGATTGCCACGGTTGTGTACCTCGCCTCGCACTTACGCAAACCCATCCTCGTCGAAGGCCCAGCGGGCGTGGGCAAAACAGAGCTGGCTAAGGTGCTCGCCGCCACCTTGCACTGCGACCTCATTCGTCTGCAGTGTTATGAAGGCCTCGACGAGGCCAAAGCCCTCTACGAGTGGGAGTATGCCAAGCAACTTCTCTACACCCAAATTCTCAAGGACAAAATCAACGAAGTGATTGGAGGAGCGAAAAGCTTGCGCGAGGCGGTGGATCGCATTGCCCGTGAGGACGACGTTTTTTTCTCAGACCGCTTCATTCTGCCGCGACCGCTCCTGCGAGCGATCACGTCGGACCAACCGACAGTGTTACTGGTCGACGAGATCGATAAGGCCGACCCCGAGTTCGAGGCGTTTCTTCTGGAAGTGCTGAGTGACTTTCAGGTGAGCGTGCCGGAGCTCGGGACCCTGAAGGCCCGGCATGTGCCGTTGGTTGTGCTTACGAGTAATAACGCCCGCGAAATGTCCGATGCGCTCAAGCGGCGCTGTCTGCACTTATACATTGATTTTCCGTCCGCAGCGCAGGAACTAGAAATTGTCCGTCTCAAAGTCCCAGAGATTCCCGCTCGTTTAGCGGATGAGCTTGTGCAGTTCGTCCAGCGGGTGCGCCAACTCGACCTTAAGAAGGTACCAAGCATCAGTGAGACATTGGATTGGGCAAGGGCGCTGGTGCTCTTGAATGCTGATCAGCTCGAAGAACAGCTCGTCCATGATACTCTCAATGCGGTACTCAAGTACGAGGGCGACATCCGCAAGGCACAGGAGGAGCTGAAAGACTATCTCTCCCGCCGTCAAACAGAGCAGCGTGCAACCGTAACCGATTCCGACAAAGATTTGCTACATTGA
- a CDS encoding enoyl-CoA hydratase, whose protein sequence is MNDRVLTEIQDGVAVVTLNRPEKLNALDMAMFEAINRAAEELETQTGVRAVVMRGAGRAFCAGLDFASFASMAGGGDGSTLVSQRQGRVGNLAQRAAWAWQELPVPVIAAVHGVAFGGGLQIALGADIRIAAPDAQLSIMEIRWGLIPDMSGTQTLRRLVRLDVAKELTFTGRIVSGEDAARLGLVTRCANDPFTEAMALAREIAGRSPDAIRAAKRLWNEATVSSVVEGLALEQELQLSLIGRPNQREAVQANLEKRQPRFRDPS, encoded by the coding sequence GTGAACGACCGAGTTCTCACAGAAATCCAAGACGGCGTCGCTGTGGTCACTTTGAACCGGCCCGAAAAGCTCAACGCTCTAGACATGGCGATGTTCGAGGCCATCAACCGAGCCGCGGAAGAGCTCGAAACACAAACGGGAGTGCGCGCTGTCGTCATGCGGGGCGCGGGGCGGGCATTTTGCGCGGGCTTGGATTTCGCGTCCTTCGCCTCCATGGCCGGAGGGGGGGATGGCTCGACCTTAGTCAGCCAGCGGCAAGGCAGGGTAGGGAACCTTGCCCAACGGGCCGCTTGGGCTTGGCAAGAGCTCCCTGTCCCAGTCATTGCTGCTGTGCATGGCGTAGCGTTTGGCGGCGGATTGCAGATTGCGCTTGGAGCCGATATCCGAATCGCCGCCCCAGATGCCCAACTGTCGATCATGGAAATTCGCTGGGGACTCATTCCGGATATGAGCGGAACGCAAACCCTGCGGCGACTCGTGCGGCTGGATGTTGCGAAAGAACTCACCTTTACCGGCCGCATCGTAAGCGGCGAAGATGCCGCGCGCCTCGGCCTGGTGACGCGTTGCGCCAACGACCCCTTTACGGAGGCCATGGCACTCGCTCGCGAGATCGCCGGTCGGTCCCCCGACGCAATCCGTGCCGCCAAGCGGCTCTGGAACGAAGCAACGGTAAGCTCAGTGGTGGAGGGCTTAGCTTTGGAGCAAGAGTTACAACTGTCCCTGATTGGTCGCCCAAATCAGCGCGAAGCGGTGCAGGCAAATTTGGAAAAGCGCCAGCCACGATTTCGAGACCCTTCTTAA
- a CDS encoding peptide ABC transporter substrate-binding protein, whose protein sequence is MWWVILFTLLLACQGQNKAGDYPDYLRVADKDDVPTLDPALGYDTASWQFEDLIFETLVDYGDDGAIVGELAQKWTNNKDGTRFTFALRDDAFFSHGRPVTAHDVRFGLTRVVARHGGSPGREFFLSIRGAAACETAGCEVSGISIPDEHTLVIELEQPDPLLLHKLALPFASAVPPEVIEKIRDDFGFNPIGSGPFKLVERIPGQRLVFVPNPYYRAPRPVQLPGIVRFVGVTEDLAWMRYRMGLLDLATIPTAEFPLVAHDARLRSYVHSVDALRTQYVGLNCTRPPLDDIRVRQALNYAVDRAKLLAILNDRGTTARGVIPPTMPGYREHDPVYPLDRERAKQLLQQAGVGEGFQATLWLRNDETAMRIAQSIQQDWALVGVRIRLKPLAWGPFLDAVRHDRSVDMFLLGWEADFPDPSNFLDVLFHSRQIGINNHTYYASNEVDALLDQAATTSDPEKRSKLYREAEARIVRDAPWVFLYHPKTFLITSRRVRGFRLHPWRPPRLAHVWIEDGGQ, encoded by the coding sequence GTGTGGTGGGTCATCCTGTTCACTCTCTTGTTGGCATGCCAAGGTCAGAACAAGGCCGGCGACTACCCAGATTATCTCAGGGTTGCGGATAAGGATGACGTCCCAACCCTCGACCCCGCTCTGGGGTACGACACTGCCTCGTGGCAATTCGAGGACCTTATTTTTGAAACCCTCGTCGACTACGGAGACGATGGGGCGATTGTTGGAGAACTCGCGCAAAAGTGGACGAACAACAAAGACGGCACGAGATTCACCTTCGCCTTGCGCGACGATGCTTTCTTCTCCCATGGCCGGCCCGTAACAGCCCATGATGTGCGATTTGGCCTCACGCGCGTTGTCGCCCGTCACGGTGGCTCCCCTGGGCGGGAATTCTTCCTGAGCATCCGAGGCGCGGCTGCCTGCGAAACCGCGGGCTGCGAGGTTTCTGGAATATCTATACCAGACGAGCACACCTTGGTGATCGAGCTCGAACAACCAGATCCCCTGTTGCTGCACAAACTGGCTCTTCCGTTTGCTTCTGCCGTGCCTCCGGAAGTCATTGAAAAAATACGTGACGACTTTGGATTCAACCCGATCGGCAGCGGCCCGTTCAAACTCGTGGAACGGATTCCGGGGCAGCGGTTAGTCTTCGTACCCAACCCTTACTACCGAGCGCCGCGGCCGGTGCAGTTGCCCGGTATCGTTCGGTTCGTCGGCGTGACAGAGGATTTGGCTTGGATGCGCTACCGGATGGGTCTACTGGATCTGGCAACAATTCCAACCGCAGAATTCCCCCTCGTGGCGCACGATGCCCGACTTCGATCTTACGTTCACAGCGTAGACGCCTTGCGAACGCAGTACGTGGGGTTGAACTGCACGAGACCGCCACTGGACGATATTCGCGTGCGCCAAGCCCTCAACTACGCGGTGGATCGGGCAAAGCTCCTCGCAATTCTCAACGACCGTGGGACAACTGCCCGAGGAGTCATTCCACCAACGATGCCAGGATACCGCGAACACGACCCGGTTTACCCTTTGGACCGAGAGCGCGCCAAGCAGTTACTGCAGCAAGCTGGGGTAGGGGAGGGCTTCCAGGCAACCTTGTGGCTCCGCAACGACGAGACCGCAATGAGAATTGCGCAATCGATTCAGCAAGACTGGGCACTCGTTGGAGTCCGCATTCGGCTCAAGCCCTTAGCGTGGGGGCCATTTCTCGACGCGGTGCGACACGATCGGTCTGTCGACATGTTCCTTCTTGGATGGGAAGCGGACTTTCCTGACCCAAGCAACTTCCTGGACGTCTTGTTCCATTCGCGGCAGATTGGAATAAACAACCACACATACTACGCCAGCAACGAGGTGGATGCGCTCCTGGACCAAGCGGCTACAACTTCGGATCCCGAGAAGCGATCCAAATTGTATCGTGAAGCCGAGGCCAGGATTGTGCGGGATGCTCCCTGGGTTTTCCTCTACCACCCCAAGACCTTCCTCATCACCAGTCGGCGAGTGCGTGGTTTTCGGCTGCACCCCTGGCGCCCACCCCGTTTGGCGCACGTATGGATCGAAGACGGTGGGCAGTGA
- a CDS encoding lipid-transfer protein: protein MTQLAADKLDRDLFRRIQDRVAIVGIGQLPFAKDIGRPIADTAVEAIQLALEDAGLRAADVDGMSMFEMEATHEVTIARRLGVQNLQWWDKISYGGGASAATIMHAAAAIATGLASVVVCHRARNRGAKSSRPWAQERAIARDDKSLYLPWGLIRPVDIIGLYAHRHMHLYGTKREHFANVAIAARKHAQNNPYAMMRGRPLDLATYFEGRMISYPLCLYDCCLETDGALACVVTSIERARDLQQKPVLVHSVAQASGPNPVHLANYNNTRDMDSTAAFCAQTLWARSALKPKDIDCAQIYDAFTPLVIMGLEDYGFCKKGEGGPFTEGGRIEIGGELPVLTSGGGLSEAYVHGFNLILEGVRQIRGTSWNQVPNCNAVLVTGASGVATSAMILRAA from the coding sequence GTGACCCAACTTGCTGCCGACAAACTCGATCGGGATTTATTCCGACGGATTCAGGATCGAGTCGCGATTGTCGGCATCGGACAGTTGCCTTTTGCAAAAGACATTGGGCGCCCCATTGCCGACACCGCCGTAGAGGCAATTCAGCTCGCACTGGAAGACGCAGGCCTCCGCGCCGCAGATGTCGATGGCATGAGCATGTTCGAAATGGAGGCGACCCACGAGGTAACCATCGCGCGGCGCCTCGGCGTACAGAATCTACAGTGGTGGGACAAGATCTCATACGGCGGCGGAGCTTCAGCGGCAACAATCATGCACGCTGCTGCGGCGATTGCCACAGGCTTGGCTTCTGTCGTTGTGTGCCATCGGGCGCGGAATCGAGGAGCCAAATCGTCCCGGCCTTGGGCGCAAGAGCGCGCCATTGCTCGTGACGACAAATCCCTGTACCTGCCTTGGGGTTTGATCCGACCGGTGGACATTATCGGCCTGTATGCCCACCGCCACATGCATCTTTATGGTACTAAGCGGGAACATTTCGCCAATGTCGCGATCGCGGCGCGCAAGCACGCGCAGAATAACCCTTACGCCATGATGCGCGGCCGCCCGCTCGACCTCGCCACTTATTTTGAAGGTCGGATGATCAGCTATCCGCTTTGCCTTTACGACTGCTGCCTAGAAACAGACGGGGCGCTGGCGTGCGTGGTCACTTCGATCGAACGCGCGCGCGACCTCCAGCAAAAGCCTGTACTCGTGCACTCCGTAGCGCAAGCGAGCGGACCCAACCCGGTGCATTTGGCCAACTACAACAACACACGAGACATGGACTCGACGGCAGCATTTTGCGCGCAAACCCTCTGGGCGCGTTCCGCTCTGAAGCCCAAAGACATCGATTGCGCACAGATTTACGATGCCTTCACTCCTCTAGTCATCATGGGCCTTGAAGATTACGGCTTCTGCAAAAAAGGGGAGGGCGGGCCCTTCACTGAGGGAGGTCGGATCGAAATTGGAGGTGAGCTGCCGGTGCTGACATCCGGCGGGGGACTATCGGAGGCCTATGTCCACGGATTCAATCTCATCCTCGAAGGGGTGCGGCAAATCCGCGGTACGTCTTGGAACCAAGTGCCCAACTGCAACGCGGTTTTGGTGACCGGAGCTTCCGGTGTGGCCACGAGCGCAATGATCCTGCGGGCCGCATAA
- the gatA gene encoding glutamyl-tRNA(Gln) amidotransferase subunit A: protein MVDLEWESLAEVSRRLDAGDISSVELTSRILERIEATEPKIRAFITVTAELALEQAREADRRRARGERGPLLGVPIGVKDVILTKGVRTTAGSKILADFVAPYDATVIRRLREAGAVFVGKLNCDEFAMGSSTENSAFGPTYNPWNRERVPGGSSGGSAAAVAAGQCYAALGTDTGGSIRQPAACCGIVGFKPTYGRVSRYGLIAYASSLDQIGPMARTVTDCALVLEAIAGHDASDATSAAHPVSRYTEQLEKPVRGLRLAFPKECLGEGLHAAVRRSVEEAIAWYGREGAQIIETSLPHTRYAVPTYYLVATAEASSNLARYDGVRFGLRVGEEAGLLGMYARTRGVGFGAEVKRRIMLGTYALSAGYYDAYYLKALKVRSLVRKDFEAAFQQADLVVLPTAPTTAFRLGEKTGDPLQMYLSDIFTIPANLAGLPAISLPCGFDELGLPIGLQLVGRPFREDELLAAAYAYEQGHEWTSRHPAV, encoded by the coding sequence ATGGTGGACCTCGAGTGGGAATCCCTTGCGGAGGTGTCGAGGCGGCTCGATGCCGGGGATATCAGTTCCGTTGAGTTAACCTCTCGAATTTTGGAGCGCATCGAAGCGACGGAGCCGAAGATTCGTGCGTTCATTACCGTCACGGCTGAGTTGGCGCTGGAGCAGGCCCGCGAGGCTGATCGCCGGCGCGCAAGGGGGGAGCGAGGACCGCTCTTGGGCGTACCGATCGGGGTGAAGGATGTCATTCTGACAAAAGGTGTCCGTACCACGGCGGGGTCGAAAATTCTCGCCGATTTCGTCGCCCCGTATGACGCCACCGTCATTCGCCGGCTACGGGAGGCGGGCGCCGTTTTTGTCGGCAAGCTGAATTGCGACGAATTCGCGATGGGCTCCTCGACGGAGAATTCTGCATTTGGCCCGACGTACAACCCTTGGAACCGCGAACGTGTTCCGGGTGGTTCTTCGGGAGGATCGGCGGCCGCTGTGGCTGCCGGCCAGTGCTATGCGGCACTCGGCACGGACACCGGTGGGTCGATTCGCCAACCAGCCGCATGTTGTGGTATTGTGGGATTCAAGCCTACCTACGGGCGAGTGAGCCGCTACGGGCTGATCGCGTACGCTTCTTCTTTGGATCAAATTGGCCCCATGGCGCGAACGGTGACGGATTGTGCGCTTGTGCTGGAGGCCATTGCAGGCCATGACGCGAGTGACGCAACCAGTGCGGCGCATCCGGTTTCTCGTTACACAGAGCAACTCGAAAAGCCCGTGCGCGGGCTCCGCCTGGCATTTCCAAAGGAATGTTTGGGAGAAGGGCTGCACGCCGCAGTACGCCGGTCCGTAGAAGAAGCGATCGCGTGGTACGGGCGAGAGGGGGCTCAAATAATCGAGACCTCATTACCGCATACGCGCTACGCCGTGCCTACTTATTATCTTGTAGCTACTGCTGAGGCCAGTTCGAATCTAGCGCGTTATGATGGGGTGCGGTTTGGCTTGCGGGTTGGGGAGGAAGCGGGCCTCTTGGGTATGTATGCGCGTACCCGAGGAGTTGGCTTCGGCGCCGAGGTCAAGCGAAGGATCATGCTAGGCACCTATGCGTTGTCTGCTGGATACTATGATGCGTACTATTTGAAAGCGCTGAAAGTGCGGTCCTTAGTACGCAAAGATTTCGAGGCGGCTTTTCAGCAAGCAGATCTCGTTGTACTGCCGACCGCGCCGACTACGGCTTTCAGGTTGGGAGAAAAAACGGGGGATCCGCTGCAAATGTACTTGTCGGACATTTTTACGATCCCCGCCAACCTGGCGGGTCTACCGGCAATCTCGTTACCGTGTGGTTTCGATGAACTCGGCCTGCCGATTGGGCTGCAGCTAGTCGGGCGTCCCTTCCGAGAGGACGAACTGCTGGCTGCTGCATACGCCTACGAACAAGGTCACGAGTGGACTTCCCGCCATCCGGCGGTTTGA
- a CDS encoding thiolase, whose product MRDVAVLGVGMYRFGMWDVPNAVMAREAGLAALRDANLSFRDVQAAYVGHIFAPVMSAVRVMKEFGLTGLPVQHVENASATGSAAFREACLQVAAGTYDVVMVLGFDKMTTMIQQSTQGTAPENMEDAILPAAFFALWATRRMYERGMKPEHLAKIAAKNWNNGALNPMAQRQPQEPMTPERVLRSRMVAWPLTTMMSCPMGDGAACAIVGRADLAKRLRPDRPVVRVVASALQTEKYAPGHLFMGPIVGPAQMTIDTAAQAYNEASVGPEDLDLVQVHDAFAIEELEYYELLGLCKPGEAEKCIENGDFELGGRIPVSTDGGLIARGHPGGPTGLAQIWETTLQLRGEAGKRQIEGARIGLCHMMGGGSVCVIHILQRD is encoded by the coding sequence ATGAGAGACGTCGCGGTTCTGGGTGTGGGCATGTACCGCTTCGGCATGTGGGATGTGCCCAATGCGGTCATGGCGCGGGAGGCGGGGCTGGCTGCCTTGCGGGACGCGAATCTATCGTTCCGCGACGTCCAAGCGGCATATGTCGGGCACATTTTCGCACCCGTGATGAGTGCTGTGCGGGTGATGAAGGAGTTTGGCCTGACCGGACTTCCCGTGCAACACGTGGAAAATGCGTCCGCCACGGGATCTGCAGCCTTCCGCGAGGCGTGTCTTCAGGTGGCTGCTGGAACATACGACGTGGTCATGGTTCTCGGGTTCGACAAGATGACCACGATGATCCAACAGTCCACGCAAGGTACGGCTCCGGAAAACATGGAAGATGCAATTCTTCCCGCGGCCTTTTTTGCTTTGTGGGCCACGCGTCGCATGTACGAACGCGGCATGAAGCCAGAACATCTCGCGAAAATTGCGGCCAAAAATTGGAACAACGGTGCCTTGAACCCGATGGCGCAGAGACAACCGCAAGAGCCCATGACCCCGGAACGGGTGCTTCGTTCCCGTATGGTAGCGTGGCCTCTGACGACAATGATGTCGTGCCCGATGGGTGACGGTGCCGCGTGTGCGATCGTGGGACGGGCAGATCTGGCGAAACGGCTGCGCCCCGATCGGCCAGTCGTGCGCGTCGTGGCTTCAGCTCTGCAGACCGAGAAGTACGCCCCTGGGCATTTGTTCATGGGACCGATCGTCGGACCGGCTCAGATGACGATCGATACGGCGGCGCAGGCGTACAACGAAGCTTCGGTGGGCCCGGAGGATTTAGATTTGGTGCAAGTGCACGATGCGTTCGCCATCGAAGAACTCGAGTACTACGAGTTGCTCGGTCTCTGTAAGCCCGGCGAGGCGGAGAAATGTATCGAGAACGGTGACTTCGAGTTAGGTGGGCGGATCCCGGTTTCCACGGACGGTGGGCTGATTGCCCGGGGCCATCCGGGAGGTCCGACGGGCTTAGCGCAAATTTGGGAGACGACGCTTCAGCTTCGGGGCGAGGCGGGCAAACGGCAGATCGAAGGAGCTCGAATTGGTCTGTGTCATATGATGGGTGGGGGCAGCGTGTGTGTGATTCATATCTTGCAGCGCGACTGA
- the gatC gene encoding aspartyl/glutamyl-tRNA(Asn/Gln) amidotransferase subunit C, whose translation MILDRAVVRSIAHLARLELSAAEEEQYLTQLEHILEYFETLSEVETTGVEPATDMVEAPEIFRADVVTNGPAEEEFLSVAPARFGRFFRVPKIIE comes from the coding sequence ATGATCCTGGACCGCGCCGTGGTTCGCAGTATCGCACATCTGGCTCGGCTGGAACTGAGTGCTGCCGAAGAAGAGCAGTACCTGACACAACTGGAGCACATCTTGGAGTACTTCGAGACTTTGTCCGAGGTGGAGACCACAGGAGTTGAACCCGCTACCGACATGGTAGAAGCGCCTGAAATTTTTCGCGCTGACGTGGTGACGAACGGCCCGGCAGAAGAGGAGTTTCTGAGCGTCGCTCCAGCGCGGTTTGGAAGGTTTTTTCGGGTGCCCAAGATCATCGAGTAG
- a CDS encoding glutathione ABC transporter permease has protein sequence MTSLFIRKLLSSVIVFFGVTFLTFTLTLLVPGDPAVAIAGPKASPAVVREIREQLGLDRPVLIQYLRYLGRLLQGDLGRSYVTREPVTQSIRQRLPATALLAVVAWILGGSLGVLLGCLPALYPRAAPWVFAGCTVGLALPAFWLGLLLLYCGAYVIPVFPLGGYSGAGVVLPACALGAGLAANYARIVMARLEDAMRSDFVRTARAKGVPRSRIVFRHALRDVLLTVVTLLGLDLASLLGGVTLTETVFNWPGIGRLAVEAVFNQDLPTLMGTVVCATLFVVLANLIVDACYAWIDPRTRTES, from the coding sequence ATGACGAGTCTGTTCATACGAAAGCTCTTGTCTTCCGTCATCGTGTTTTTCGGGGTTACCTTTCTGACATTCACGCTGACTTTACTTGTGCCGGGAGACCCTGCAGTGGCAATCGCAGGACCCAAAGCATCTCCGGCCGTGGTGAGAGAGATCCGGGAGCAGTTGGGCTTGGATCGGCCGGTCCTCATTCAGTACCTCCGCTATCTCGGAAGGTTACTCCAGGGAGATCTCGGCCGCTCATATGTGACGCGCGAACCGGTCACGCAGTCCATCCGGCAGCGCCTGCCGGCAACGGCTTTATTAGCGGTTGTGGCATGGATTCTCGGTGGATCGCTCGGTGTCTTGCTCGGCTGCCTGCCCGCTCTGTACCCAAGGGCTGCACCGTGGGTGTTTGCAGGATGCACAGTCGGCCTCGCGCTGCCCGCTTTCTGGCTGGGCCTACTGCTCTTGTACTGCGGCGCTTACGTGATTCCCGTGTTTCCGCTTGGCGGGTATAGCGGGGCAGGTGTGGTCTTACCCGCGTGCGCCCTTGGTGCTGGCTTGGCCGCGAACTACGCACGTATCGTGATGGCGAGGCTCGAAGACGCGATGAGGTCAGATTTCGTCCGCACCGCCCGAGCAAAAGGGGTTCCCCGGAGCCGGATCGTATTCCGGCACGCGCTGCGAGACGTTCTCCTCACCGTGGTCACACTGCTGGGTCTCGATCTCGCCTCGCTTCTCGGAGGGGTGACACTTACGGAAACGGTGTTCAACTGGCCCGGGATCGGAAGGCTTGCCGTGGAAGCCGTATTTAACCAGGATTTGCCTACGCTCATGGGCACCGTGGTGTGCGCGACCCTTTTCGTGGTTTTGGCCAACTTGATCGTGGACGCCTGTTACGCCTGGATCGACCCCCGTACGCGCACAGAGTCTTAG
- the gatB gene encoding aspartyl/glutamyl-tRNA(Asn/Gln) amidotransferase subunit B, producing MTMDYEAVIGLEVHAELLTASKMFCGCSAKFGAPPNENTCPVCLGLPGSLPVVNRRAVEFAIRAGLATNCRVELFSRWARKNYFYPDLPKGYQISQYELPICVGGWIAIDTPDGEKRVRLVRIHMEEDTGKNIHDAQTDASLVDFNRSGVPLLEIVSEPDMRTAQEASAYLRKLRQILQYLGICDGNMEEGSFRCDANVSVRPHGAVKLGTKVEIKNMNSFRHVERAITFEIQRQVQALEEGETIVQETRLWDPDREVTRSMRSKEYAHDYRYFPEPDLPPVRLDPRWIEEIRGSLPELPDARRARFIREYGIPTYDADVLTSRRDLADYFEAVVRHGVPAKAASNWVMGDILRVVRERGLDRELYVECWPIAPEHLAGLIALIESGEISGKIAKTVFDRMLTTGRPPGEIVRSEGLVQITDENQLVTQIQQVLREHEDKVAEYRSGKDKLFGFFVGQVMKRTQGKANPQKVNELLRALLAGQ from the coding sequence ATGACGATGGATTACGAAGCAGTCATCGGACTCGAGGTTCACGCGGAGCTCCTCACGGCCTCGAAAATGTTCTGTGGTTGCTCCGCAAAGTTTGGGGCGCCACCGAACGAAAACACCTGTCCGGTTTGCTTAGGCCTTCCGGGTTCGCTGCCGGTGGTGAACCGGCGTGCGGTGGAATTCGCAATTCGCGCCGGTCTGGCGACAAACTGTCGCGTGGAGCTCTTCAGCCGGTGGGCTCGGAAAAACTACTTTTACCCTGACCTGCCGAAAGGATACCAAATCAGCCAGTACGAGCTCCCGATTTGTGTGGGGGGGTGGATCGCCATCGACACGCCCGATGGGGAAAAGCGGGTTCGCCTGGTCCGCATCCATATGGAAGAAGACACCGGGAAGAACATCCACGACGCGCAGACAGACGCCAGCCTGGTTGACTTCAATCGTTCCGGCGTGCCCCTACTGGAGATTGTGTCGGAGCCAGATATGCGCACCGCGCAAGAGGCCAGCGCTTACTTACGGAAGCTTCGCCAAATTCTTCAGTACCTCGGAATCTGCGACGGAAATATGGAGGAGGGGAGCTTTCGCTGTGATGCGAACGTTTCGGTGCGCCCGCACGGGGCAGTGAAGCTGGGCACAAAAGTGGAAATCAAAAATATGAACTCGTTCCGACACGTGGAACGAGCCATTACGTTTGAGATTCAGCGTCAAGTACAGGCACTGGAGGAAGGTGAAACCATTGTCCAGGAAACTCGGCTCTGGGACCCGGATCGCGAGGTGACTCGGTCGATGCGTTCCAAGGAATACGCCCATGACTACCGGTACTTCCCCGAGCCGGATTTGCCGCCCGTTCGACTCGACCCGAGATGGATCGAAGAAATCCGAGGCTCGTTGCCCGAGCTGCCAGACGCCCGGCGGGCGAGATTTATCCGGGAATATGGCATCCCGACGTACGACGCAGATGTTCTCACGTCACGACGAGACTTGGCCGATTATTTTGAAGCCGTGGTGCGTCACGGAGTCCCAGCCAAGGCGGCTAGCAACTGGGTCATGGGGGATATCCTGCGCGTGGTGCGAGAGCGGGGTCTTGATCGCGAACTCTATGTCGAGTGTTGGCCCATCGCCCCGGAACACTTGGCTGGTCTAATTGCGTTGATCGAGAGCGGGGAAATCAGTGGCAAGATCGCCAAGACGGTTTTCGATCGGATGTTAACCACTGGCCGCCCGCCCGGGGAGATTGTCCGCTCCGAGGGGCTCGTCCAGATTACGGACGAAAATCAGCTGGTGACGCAGATTCAGCAGGTTCTGCGGGAACATGAGGATAAGGTCGCGGAATACCGCTCCGGCAAGGACAAACTCTTCGGCTTTTTCGTCGGGCAAGTGATGAAACGTACCCAGGGCAAGGCCAACCCCCAGAAAGTGAATGAGTTGCTGCGCGCGCTGCTGGCAGGGCAGTGA
- a CDS encoding peptide ABC transporter permease: protein MLLPLGIVAVAAPVLPLPDPIQPVAPSFGDPWPPQWHFPCGTDELGRDVCSRVIYGARLSLFIAVAASFGSVGLGTLIGLLAGYAGGLLEQVFMRATDVVLSFPVLLLAMGVAALFEPNVPMLLFVIVAVGWTTSARTVRAEVKSIAAATHVVAAQALGAGPARILLLHVVPALSSTVFTLWAMTASHALLIDAGLSFIGLGTPPPAPSWGRMLSESQTYYRVAPWLMLFPGACLTYAVGAFQLIALGLSRPTK, encoded by the coding sequence ATGCTGCTTCCCTTGGGTATCGTAGCCGTCGCCGCCCCTGTTCTTCCCCTTCCGGATCCGATCCAGCCCGTCGCTCCATCGTTCGGCGATCCGTGGCCCCCGCAATGGCATTTTCCATGCGGCACAGACGAGCTCGGGCGCGATGTCTGCAGCCGCGTGATCTATGGCGCGAGGTTATCCTTGTTCATCGCGGTGGCTGCAAGTTTCGGCAGTGTCGGTCTGGGCACCCTGATTGGCCTACTAGCGGGCTATGCGGGTGGCTTACTGGAGCAGGTTTTCATGCGCGCAACAGATGTCGTGTTGTCGTTTCCGGTCCTCTTGCTCGCCATGGGAGTGGCAGCGTTGTTCGAGCCGAACGTGCCGATGCTTCTCTTTGTCATCGTCGCCGTGGGCTGGACGACCAGCGCTCGAACTGTCCGCGCCGAAGTGAAATCTATTGCAGCCGCAACCCACGTTGTGGCCGCGCAGGCACTCGGTGCGGGACCAGCGCGCATTCTCCTGTTGCACGTGGTGCCAGCGCTTTCCTCCACCGTCTTCACTCTCTGGGCAATGACAGCCAGCCATGCACTTCTCATTGATGCCGGTCTAAGCTTCATTGGGCTCGGTACGCCTCCGCCGGCGCCGAGCTGGGGCCGGATGTTAAGCGAAAGTCAGACGTATTACCGCGTCGCTCCCTGGCTCATGCTGTTCCCGGGGGCATGCCTAACGTACGCCGTTGGGGCTTTTCAGTTGATCGCGCTGGGTCTTTCCCGGCCAACCAAATAA